The proteins below come from a single Treponema phagedenis genomic window:
- a CDS encoding PTS sugar transporter subunit IIA — MLLSNIFSPLNIKVGLESEDKDELFEEMVDLFVSNTPGSPPRTAILEALHERENKLSTGIKKGLGLPHAKIQGLQHPAGVIGLSKEGIEYESLDGSPVHIVFMLLSTETDYDIHLRILKRLSLLLNDPSFLNELFIQTSNEDVYQTLCRFEKTLVGML, encoded by the coding sequence ATGCTTCTTTCAAATATATTTTCCCCTCTTAATATTAAAGTAGGTCTCGAAAGTGAGGATAAAGATGAGCTCTTTGAAGAAATGGTCGATCTTTTTGTTTCAAACACTCCGGGATCCCCTCCGCGCACCGCTATACTGGAAGCTTTGCATGAACGTGAAAACAAGCTTTCTACCGGCATAAAAAAAGGTTTAGGCCTGCCGCATGCAAAAATTCAAGGTTTACAGCATCCTGCAGGGGTAATTGGTTTGTCTAAAGAGGGAATTGAATACGAATCCCTTGACGGATCACCGGTGCATATCGTTTTTATGCTTCTTTCTACAGAGACGGATTATGATATTCATTTGAGAATTCTCAAGCGGCTTTCCCTTTTACTAAACGATCCCTCATTTTTAAATGAGTTATTTATACAAACAAGCAATGAAGATGTGTATCAAACATTATGCAGATTCGAAAAAACGCTTGTAGGTATGTTATAA
- the secG gene encoding preprotein translocase subunit SecG has translation MSAISIVLLVFFVIICFLLVGLVLLQNEEGDSLGGLFAGGSNSAFGSRSGNILTKTTYVLLALFFVTTFFLAWLNKSPAIDDLQKAAQQQQTETATEWWKDNDTNQPDAAKPAEQTTPKAESEAGAGK, from the coding sequence ATGAGTGCAATAAGCATTGTATTACTAGTTTTTTTTGTTATCATTTGTTTTTTACTGGTTGGATTAGTCCTTTTGCAAAATGAGGAAGGGGATTCACTAGGCGGTCTTTTTGCCGGTGGTTCAAATTCCGCCTTCGGCTCTCGGTCGGGGAATATTTTGACAAAGACCACTTATGTTTTATTAGCATTGTTTTTTGTTACAACATTCTTTCTTGCCTGGTTGAATAAAAGCCCTGCTATAGACGACTTGCAAAAAGCTGCGCAACAGCAGCAAACGGAAACTGCCACAGAATGGTGGAAAGATAATGATACCAACCAACCCGATGCGGCAAAACCAGCGGAACAAACTACCCCGAAAGCTGAAAGCGAAGCAGGTGCCGGAAAATAG